One Micromonospora craniellae genomic region harbors:
- a CDS encoding glycosyltransferase — translation MRVGLVCAHAAPPPSGDGTVVGTYQHIARVAAELAGRGHDVRVYTRRDDPETTESDLVDGYRVERAPVGPIAPIPTAELVPYVPAFGQWLADRWSGDWTPEVVHGHYWVGGLAAAQAVRETDIPVVQTFHSLGMEQLRHLGPQYDGPGTRIPLERALTRAVDMAVAQCNDEVDELTRMGLQRSAVAMVPTGVDIDRFHPDGEAAPRDQRPRILSVGGLSRGHGQDDLIRAMRLVGDAELVIAGGPPVEGLAHHAEARRLRELAERIGVGEQVHLVGAVPHEQMATWYRSADVVACTPRYSSAGRVSLEAMACGVPVVGYAMGGIADAVVDEVTGKLVPPGDVRTLGMTLRRMLTDNAGRFAYGHAAVDRVRCSYTWERTAAALERLYERVVGRRKPVEAA, via the coding sequence ATGCGCGTCGGCCTCGTCTGCGCCCACGCCGCTCCGCCGCCGTCCGGCGACGGCACCGTCGTCGGCACCTACCAGCACATCGCACGGGTGGCCGCCGAACTGGCCGGGAGAGGTCACGACGTGCGGGTCTACACCCGTCGGGACGATCCGGAGACGACCGAGAGCGACCTCGTCGACGGCTACCGGGTGGAGCGGGCCCCGGTCGGCCCGATCGCGCCGATCCCCACCGCCGAGCTGGTGCCGTACGTGCCCGCGTTCGGCCAGTGGCTGGCCGACCGGTGGTCCGGCGACTGGACGCCGGAGGTGGTGCACGGCCACTACTGGGTCGGTGGACTGGCCGCCGCGCAGGCGGTCCGGGAGACCGACATCCCGGTGGTGCAGACGTTCCACTCCCTCGGCATGGAGCAACTTCGCCACCTCGGCCCGCAGTACGACGGGCCGGGCACCCGCATCCCGCTGGAACGGGCGCTGACCCGGGCGGTGGACATGGCGGTCGCCCAGTGCAACGACGAGGTGGACGAGCTGACCCGGATGGGCCTGCAACGCAGCGCGGTCGCGATGGTCCCGACCGGAGTGGACATCGACCGGTTCCACCCGGACGGCGAGGCGGCTCCCCGGGACCAGCGTCCCCGGATCCTCTCCGTCGGCGGGCTCTCCCGGGGCCACGGGCAGGACGACCTGATCCGCGCGATGCGCCTGGTGGGCGACGCGGAACTGGTGATCGCCGGTGGTCCGCCGGTCGAGGGGCTGGCCCACCACGCGGAGGCCCGCCGGTTGCGTGAGCTGGCCGAGCGGATCGGGGTGGGGGAGCAGGTGCACCTGGTGGGCGCGGTGCCGCACGAGCAGATGGCCACCTGGTACCGCTCGGCCGACGTGGTCGCCTGCACGCCGCGCTACTCCTCCGCCGGCCGGGTGTCGCTGGAGGCGATGGCCTGCGGGGTGCCGGTGGTCGGCTACGCCATGGGCGGCATCGCCGACGCGGTGGTGGACGAGGTGACCGGCAAGCTGGTGCCGCCGGGCGACGTACGCACCCTCGGGATGACGTTGCGCCGGATGCTCACCGACAACGCGGGCCGGTTCGCGTACGGGCACGCGGCGGTGGACCGGGTCCGGTGCAGCTACACGTGGGAACGGACAGCCGCCGCCCTGGAACGGCTCTACGAGCGGGTGGTCGGCCGGCGCAAGCCCGTCGAGGCGGCCTGA
- the rsgA gene encoding ribosome small subunit-dependent GTPase A produces MVGDGDRQELTDDEGADLATRRREYDEEDVRVRPGKSSRPRTRTRPRHADARDGFVIAVDRGRYTCVLTGAVPDDPTVTAMRARELGRKSVVVGDRVALVGDTSGAAGALARIVRIAPRHSVLRRTAEDDASTAEGRLERVVVANADQLVIVSALADPPPRTGFIDRCLVAAYDADIEPLLCLTKADLAGPEKVLDYYTELELPYVLIRPDSPLDALRSLLAGRVSVLVGHSGVGKSTLVNRLVPEADRAVGTVSAIGRGRHTSTSAVALRLPALPGTPDDPGWIVDTPGVRSFGLAHVSAESLLHGFPDLVEATVDCPANCPHTADEADCALDAWVAQGRADPRRLASYRRLLASRAGDLEPRGEAEPRGHP; encoded by the coding sequence ATGGTCGGCGATGGTGACCGGCAAGAGCTGACCGACGACGAAGGGGCGGACCTGGCGACCAGGCGACGCGAGTACGACGAGGAGGACGTCCGGGTCCGGCCCGGCAAGTCCTCGCGTCCGCGTACCCGCACCCGTCCCCGGCACGCCGACGCCCGGGACGGTTTCGTCATCGCGGTGGACCGGGGACGCTACACCTGTGTGCTGACCGGAGCCGTGCCCGACGACCCCACCGTCACCGCCATGCGCGCCCGTGAGCTGGGGCGCAAGTCGGTGGTGGTCGGTGATCGGGTGGCCCTGGTCGGCGACACCTCCGGCGCGGCCGGGGCGCTGGCCCGCATCGTCCGGATCGCGCCGCGTCACTCCGTGCTGCGGCGTACCGCCGAGGACGACGCCAGCACCGCCGAGGGGCGGCTGGAACGGGTGGTCGTCGCCAACGCCGACCAGCTCGTGATCGTCAGTGCGCTGGCCGACCCGCCGCCGCGCACCGGGTTCATCGACCGTTGCCTGGTGGCCGCGTACGACGCGGACATCGAACCGTTGCTCTGCCTGACCAAGGCCGACCTGGCCGGCCCCGAGAAGGTGCTCGACTACTACACCGAGCTGGAACTGCCGTACGTGCTGATCCGGCCGGACTCGCCGCTGGACGCCCTGCGCAGCCTGCTCGCCGGTCGGGTGTCGGTGCTCGTCGGGCACTCCGGGGTGGGCAAGTCGACGCTGGTCAACCGGCTGGTCCCGGAGGCCGACCGGGCGGTCGGCACGGTCAGTGCGATCGGCCGGGGTCGGCACACCTCGACCAGCGCGGTGGCGTTGCGGCTGCCCGCCCTGCCCGGCACGCCGGACGACCCGGGCTGGATCGTGGACACGCCGGGCGTGCGCAGCTTCGGGTTGGCGCACGTCTCGGCCGAGAGCCTGCTGCACGGTTTCCCCGACCTGGTCGAGGCCACCGTCGACTGTCCGGCCAACTGCCCGCACACCGCCGACGAGGCCGACTGCGCGCTGGACGCCTGGGTGGCACAGGGGCGGGCGGATCCGCGCCGGCTGGCCTCGTACCGCCGGTTGCTGGCCTCCCGGGCCGGCGACCTCGAACCGCGCGGCGAGGCCGAGCCGCGCGGGCACCCCTGA
- a CDS encoding alpha/beta hydrolase family protein, whose translation MGAVPHDDLIETPYGPARVDTARPPGPAHALLVLGHGAGGGVDAPDLLAFCDAAVAVGLVVARVTQPYRVAGRRAPAPAGHLDAAWTAVLTVLRARHPGVPLLVGGRSSGARVACRTARGVGAAGVVALAFPLHPPGRPERSRAAELTTEVPTLVVNGDRDPFGVPEPGPGVRVVVRPGQRHDLRGDPAGTADLVIDWLREHGWVRT comes from the coding sequence ATGGGTGCCGTGCCACACGACGACCTCATCGAGACCCCGTACGGCCCGGCGCGGGTGGACACCGCCCGGCCGCCCGGCCCGGCCCACGCGCTCCTGGTGCTCGGGCACGGGGCAGGCGGCGGGGTCGACGCGCCGGACCTGCTCGCGTTCTGCGATGCGGCGGTGGCCGTCGGGCTGGTGGTGGCCCGGGTGACCCAGCCGTACCGGGTCGCCGGTCGGCGTGCTCCGGCCCCGGCCGGACACCTCGACGCGGCGTGGACCGCCGTGCTGACCGTGCTGCGGGCGCGCCATCCGGGCGTACCGCTGCTGGTGGGGGGTCGCTCCAGCGGCGCGCGAGTGGCCTGCCGGACGGCGCGCGGTGTGGGCGCCGCCGGGGTGGTCGCGCTCGCCTTTCCGCTGCATCCGCCCGGTCGGCCGGAGCGGAGCCGGGCAGCCGAGTTGACCACCGAGGTGCCGACGCTTGTGGTCAACGGCGACCGGGACCCGTTCGGGGTGCCCGAGCCGGGGCCGGGGGTTCGCGTGGTGGTCCGGCCGGGCCAGCGCCACGACCTGCGCGGCGACCCGGCCGGTACGGCGGATCTGGTGATCGACTGGCTGCGCGAGCACGGCTGGGTGCGGACCTGA
- the macS gene encoding MacS family sensor histidine kinase, whose protein sequence is MSAPGGFELPLWRAVAVFRVASLAYVCVVVLRDADRYAHPLLAGLLVLVMAVWTAVTAIGYAAGSRRGWPLLLADLGVVVAILLATPWVMGRDALAAGLPTMAVAWLSGPVLAWAVSGGRRRGALAALVIGATDLATRGMATPTAINGAILMLLAGVVVGHVARLTVTAGERLQRAVEIEAATRERERLARDIHDSVLQVLALVQRRGERLDGEAGELARLAGEQEAALRMMISGTGPMPADDVDSPVDLRGLLGRYASGTVSLSAPATPVPLPPPVARELAAAIGAALDNAARHGGGHAWVLVEDEGTAVTVSIRDEGPGFTPERLAEAAAQGRLGVTHAIQGRLADLGGTAKISSTPDAGTEVELTVPRRGS, encoded by the coding sequence GTGTCCGCCCCCGGTGGTTTCGAACTCCCCCTCTGGCGGGCCGTCGCGGTCTTCCGGGTGGCCTCGCTGGCGTACGTCTGCGTGGTCGTGCTGCGCGACGCGGACCGCTACGCCCACCCGCTGCTCGCCGGTCTGTTGGTGCTGGTGATGGCGGTCTGGACCGCCGTCACCGCGATCGGCTACGCCGCCGGGTCCCGGCGTGGCTGGCCGCTGCTCCTGGCCGATCTCGGCGTCGTCGTGGCGATCCTGCTGGCCACCCCCTGGGTGATGGGCCGCGATGCGCTCGCTGCCGGTTTGCCCACCATGGCGGTGGCCTGGTTGAGCGGTCCGGTGCTGGCCTGGGCGGTCTCCGGCGGGCGGCGACGGGGGGCACTGGCCGCGCTGGTCATCGGCGCCACCGACCTGGCCACCCGGGGGATGGCGACGCCGACCGCGATCAACGGCGCGATCCTCATGCTGCTCGCCGGCGTGGTGGTCGGGCACGTGGCCCGGCTGACCGTCACCGCCGGGGAGCGGTTGCAGCGGGCGGTCGAGATCGAGGCCGCCACCCGCGAGCGGGAACGGTTGGCCCGCGACATCCACGACTCGGTGCTCCAGGTGCTCGCCCTGGTGCAGCGGCGCGGCGAGCGGCTCGACGGCGAGGCCGGCGAACTGGCCCGGCTGGCCGGTGAGCAGGAGGCGGCGCTGCGCATGATGATCTCCGGCACCGGTCCGATGCCCGCCGACGACGTGGACTCGCCGGTGGACCTGCGCGGCCTGCTCGGGCGGTACGCCTCGGGCACCGTCTCGCTGTCCGCTCCGGCCACCCCGGTGCCGCTGCCTCCACCGGTGGCCCGCGAACTGGCCGCCGCGATCGGAGCCGCGCTGGACAACGCCGCCCGCCACGGCGGCGGGCATGCCTGGGTGCTGGTCGAGGACGAGGGGACGGCGGTGACCGTGTCGATCCGGGACGAGGGGCCCGGCTTCACCCCGGAACGACTCGCCGAGGCCGCCGCCCAGGGCCGGCTCGGCGTGACCCACGCGATCCAGGGACGACTCGCCGACCTCGGCGGGACGGCCAAGATCAGCTCCACCCCGGACGCCGGCACCGAGGTCGAGCTCACCGTGCCGAGGAGGGGATCGTGA
- a CDS encoding ATP-binding protein, protein MTNAEPRTPRTVVPIEHTLLIADAFDQAQVTELRHSVASCVRAAGLRDDRLDDFVLAVNELITNAVRHGGGQGWLRLWTESKLVMCEVSDHGQGISVQRLDDRSRPAPETAGGWGLWLARELTDAMDVETGPAGTTVRITAATVPTEQHIGRHRSE, encoded by the coding sequence ATGACGAACGCAGAACCCCGCACACCGCGTACGGTGGTGCCCATCGAACACACCCTCCTGATCGCCGACGCCTTCGACCAGGCACAGGTGACCGAGCTGAGACACTCGGTCGCCTCCTGCGTGCGTGCCGCCGGGCTGCGGGACGACCGCCTGGACGACTTCGTGCTCGCGGTCAACGAACTGATCACCAACGCGGTCCGGCACGGCGGAGGGCAGGGCTGGCTACGGCTCTGGACGGAGTCGAAACTGGTGATGTGCGAGGTCTCCGACCACGGTCAGGGCATCAGCGTCCAACGCCTCGACGACCGCAGCCGCCCGGCGCCGGAGACCGCCGGCGGCTGGGGGCTCTGGCTGGCCCGCGAGCTGACCGACGCAATGGACGTCGAGACCGGCCCGGCCGGCACCACGGTACGCATCACCGCCGCGACCGTTCCCACCGAGCAGCACATCGGCCGGCACCGCAGCGAATGA
- a CDS encoding SOS response-associated peptidase, whose amino-acid sequence MCGRYATTRSSGDLSGLFESADETGGALVADYNVAPTDPVPLVRVTSEGHRALCLVRWGLVPPWSRSPAGAARMINARAETVATSRAYAPSFARRRALVPADGWYEWVRRPDGTKQPFYMTPRDGSVLAFAGIWSVWGGSDDPLLTCSVVTTAALGELAEVHDRMPLLLPPDRWAAWLGVESEPAELLAPPSPQWLAGLEVRPVGRAVGDVRNDGPELTARVPLPGSPGPGEETLF is encoded by the coding sequence ATGTGCGGGAGGTACGCCACGACCCGGAGCTCCGGCGACCTGAGCGGTCTGTTCGAGTCCGCCGACGAGACCGGCGGCGCCCTGGTGGCCGACTACAACGTGGCGCCGACCGATCCGGTGCCGCTGGTCCGGGTCACCTCCGAGGGGCACCGCGCGCTCTGTCTGGTCCGGTGGGGGCTGGTGCCGCCGTGGTCCCGGTCGCCCGCCGGGGCCGCCCGCATGATCAACGCTCGCGCCGAGACGGTCGCCACCAGCCGGGCGTACGCACCCTCCTTCGCCCGCCGTCGCGCCCTGGTCCCGGCCGACGGCTGGTACGAGTGGGTCCGTCGGCCGGACGGCACGAAGCAGCCCTTCTACATGACCCCGCGCGACGGCTCGGTGCTCGCCTTCGCCGGCATCTGGTCGGTCTGGGGCGGTTCCGACGATCCGCTGCTGACCTGCAGCGTGGTGACCACCGCCGCGCTCGGTGAGCTGGCCGAGGTGCACGACCGGATGCCGTTGCTGCTGCCGCCGGATCGGTGGGCGGCCTGGCTGGGCGTGGAGAGCGAGCCGGCGGAGCTGCTCGCCCCGCCGTCGCCGCAGTGGCTGGCCGGGCTGGAGGTACGCCCGGTGGGTCGGGCGGTCGGTGACGTCCGCAACGACGGCCCGGAGTTGACCGCCCGGGTGCCGCTGCCCGGGTCGCCCGGCCCCGGTGAGGAGACCCTGTTCTGA
- a CDS encoding phosphoribosylaminoimidazolesuccinocarboxamide synthase, with amino-acid sequence MELLHSGKVRDVYADGDDLILVASDRVSVYDVVLPTPIPDKGKLLTALSLWWFEQLADLVPHHVISATDVPAEFAGRAIRCRRLRMVPVECVARGFLTGGGLKEYQSTGAVSGVALPRGLGEASILPEPIFTPSTKAPMGEHDQPMTFAEVVDEVGADTAERLRQLTIAVYCRGAELAAERGILVADTKIELGWAADGALVLADEVLTPDSSRFWPAESYQPGRTQFSYDKQYVRDWAAGSGWDKQEPAPEVPDEVVEATRARYVDVYEKITGNRWE; translated from the coding sequence GTGGAACTTCTGCACTCGGGTAAGGTGAGGGACGTCTACGCCGATGGCGACGACCTGATCCTGGTCGCCTCGGACCGCGTCTCCGTCTACGACGTGGTGCTGCCGACCCCGATCCCGGACAAGGGCAAGCTGCTCACCGCGCTGTCGCTGTGGTGGTTCGAGCAACTCGCCGACCTGGTGCCGCACCACGTCATCTCCGCCACCGACGTGCCGGCGGAGTTCGCCGGGCGGGCGATCCGGTGCCGCCGGTTGCGGATGGTCCCGGTGGAGTGCGTCGCCCGCGGTTTCCTCACCGGCGGCGGCCTCAAGGAGTACCAGAGCACCGGCGCGGTGTCCGGCGTCGCGCTGCCGCGCGGCCTGGGTGAGGCGTCCATCCTGCCCGAGCCGATCTTCACTCCATCGACGAAGGCGCCGATGGGGGAGCACGACCAGCCGATGACCTTCGCCGAGGTGGTCGACGAGGTGGGCGCGGACACCGCCGAGCGACTGCGGCAGCTCACCATCGCCGTTTACTGCCGGGGTGCGGAGCTGGCCGCCGAGCGCGGCATCCTGGTCGCCGACACCAAGATCGAGCTGGGCTGGGCGGCCGACGGCGCCCTGGTCCTCGCCGACGAGGTGCTCACCCCCGACTCGTCCCGTTTCTGGCCGGCCGAGTCGTACCAGCCGGGGCGTACGCAGTTCTCCTACGACAAGCAGTACGTGCGGGACTGGGCGGCGGGCAGCGGCTGGGACAAGCAGGAACCGGCACCCGAGGTGCCGGACGAGGTGGTCGAGGCCACCCGGGCCCGCTACGTGGACGTCTACGAGAAGATCACCGGCAACCGCTGGGAGTGA
- a CDS encoding DUF5709 domain-containing protein → MRDDEYPTPLSDPEADGLPDTADDDSTAGDDVLTGREADGPAPAQLPGDRTPVAVDEFGTTAEEQLDGESLDYKLDREQFELPVDDPLAGPVDPDIAAEADSREQAAQAQLDADVIDPGPTSDPKSPVSLYDHDRLGTLADATVGRLVEPDEGTHTGQETDSIAYDAGAAGGGASAEELAVHETRPPRSV, encoded by the coding sequence ATGCGCGACGACGAGTACCCGACCCCGCTGTCCGATCCCGAGGCCGACGGCCTGCCGGACACCGCCGACGACGACTCGACGGCCGGTGACGACGTGCTGACCGGTCGGGAGGCGGACGGCCCGGCGCCGGCCCAGTTGCCCGGTGACCGGACTCCGGTGGCGGTGGACGAGTTCGGCACCACGGCCGAGGAGCAGCTCGACGGCGAGTCCCTGGACTACAAGCTCGACCGGGAGCAGTTCGAGCTGCCGGTCGACGACCCGCTGGCCGGGCCGGTCGACCCGGACATCGCGGCCGAGGCGGACAGTCGGGAGCAGGCGGCGCAGGCGCAGCTCGACGCCGACGTGATCGACCCGGGCCCGACCTCCGACCCGAAGTCCCCGGTGTCGCTCTACGACCACGACCGGCTGGGCACCCTCGCCGACGCCACCGTGGGCCGGCTGGTCGAACCGGACGAGGGTACGCACACCGGCCAGGAGACCGACTCCATCGCGTACGACGCGGGAGCGGCCGGTGGCGGGGCCAGCGCGGAGGAGTTGGCCGTGCACGAGACCCGGCCGCCGCGCTCGGTCTGA
- the hisN gene encoding histidinol-phosphatase, which produces MTGYADDLALAHRLADAADAISVARFRALDLRVEAKPDLTPVSDADTAVERAIRALLTEQRPDDGLLGEEYGVSPAAGTRQWVVDPIDGTKNFVRGLPIWATLIALLEDGRPVAGLVSAPALGRRWWAATGTGAYAGRDVASGEPIRVSAVTELADASFCYSSLGGWEEAGRLEPMLQLMRDTWRSRAYGDFYGYMLLAEGALDVMVEPELSLWDVAALVPIVTEAGGTFTDLAGRPAPGGGENSAVASNGALHVDILDRLGRPAAH; this is translated from the coding sequence ATGACCGGGTACGCCGACGACCTCGCTCTCGCCCACCGGCTCGCCGACGCCGCCGACGCCATCTCGGTGGCCCGGTTCCGCGCTCTCGACCTGCGGGTGGAGGCTAAGCCGGACCTCACTCCGGTCTCCGACGCGGACACCGCGGTGGAACGCGCGATCCGTGCCCTGCTGACCGAGCAGCGGCCCGACGACGGGCTGCTCGGCGAGGAGTACGGCGTGTCACCGGCGGCCGGCACCCGACAGTGGGTGGTGGACCCGATCGACGGCACCAAGAACTTCGTCCGGGGGCTGCCGATCTGGGCCACCCTGATCGCGCTGTTGGAGGACGGCCGCCCGGTCGCCGGGCTGGTCTCCGCGCCGGCCCTGGGCCGCCGCTGGTGGGCGGCGACCGGCACCGGGGCGTACGCGGGCCGGGACGTCGCCTCGGGCGAGCCGATCCGGGTCTCCGCCGTGACGGAACTGGCCGACGCCAGCTTCTGCTACTCCTCCCTCGGCGGGTGGGAGGAGGCCGGTCGGCTGGAGCCGATGCTTCAGCTGATGCGGGACACCTGGCGCAGTCGCGCCTACGGCGACTTCTACGGTTACATGCTGCTGGCCGAGGGCGCACTGGACGTCATGGTCGAACCCGAGTTGTCGCTCTGGGACGTGGCCGCATTGGTACCCATCGTCACCGAAGCGGGTGGAACCTTCACCGATCTGGCCGGTCGACCGGCCCCCGGCGGGGGCGAAAACAGCGCCGTGGCCAGCAATGGAGCGCTGCACGTCGACATCCTCGACAGGCTCGGTCGACCCGCCGCGCACTGA
- the aroA gene encoding 3-phosphoshikimate 1-carboxyvinyltransferase yields the protein MGNLTATRPLQPWTAPTASDPVSASLRLPGSKSMTNRALVLSALATGPSTLGTPLRARDTELMAGGLRAMGAHVSIADDERWLVRPHPLVGPAHVDIGLAGTIMRFVPPVAGLADGRVTFDGDPAARTRPLGPLIEALRSLGVRIDTTGEGSLPLAVLGTGRVTGGEVVIDASASSQLVSGLLLAAPRFDRGLVVRHVGPPVPSAPHLRMTVQMLRSAGAAVDDSTPDVWVVEPGPLTGRGWQIEPDLSGAVPFFAAALVTGGEVTLQGWPGGSVQPVERLRSLLQQMGAEVALTTEGLTVRGTGTVRGLRADLSDVSELTPALTALAMLADSPSVFTGVGHIRGHETDRLAALAREFAALGADVTEASDGLEIRPRPLRGGVFHTYDDHRMAHAAAIAGLAVPGVELNDVACTSKTMPEFPALWSAMVTGKS from the coding sequence GTGGGGAACCTGACCGCGACCCGGCCGCTACAGCCGTGGACCGCACCGACGGCCAGCGATCCGGTGTCGGCGTCGCTGCGCCTGCCCGGATCCAAGTCGATGACCAACCGTGCCCTGGTGCTCAGCGCGCTGGCCACCGGCCCCTCGACACTGGGCACGCCGCTGCGCGCCCGGGACACCGAGTTGATGGCCGGCGGGCTGCGGGCGATGGGCGCCCACGTGTCGATCGCCGACGACGAGCGCTGGCTGGTCCGGCCGCACCCGCTGGTCGGCCCGGCCCACGTCGACATCGGCCTGGCCGGCACGATCATGCGGTTCGTACCGCCGGTCGCCGGGTTGGCCGACGGCCGGGTGACCTTCGACGGCGACCCGGCCGCCCGTACCCGGCCGTTGGGCCCGCTGATCGAGGCGCTGCGCTCGCTCGGCGTCCGCATCGACACCACCGGCGAGGGCAGCCTGCCACTGGCCGTCCTCGGCACCGGCCGGGTGACCGGCGGCGAGGTGGTGATCGACGCCTCCGCCTCCAGCCAGCTCGTCTCCGGCCTGCTGCTGGCGGCTCCCCGCTTCGACCGTGGCCTGGTCGTCCGGCACGTCGGCCCACCGGTGCCCTCCGCGCCCCACCTGCGGATGACCGTGCAGATGCTGCGCTCGGCCGGAGCGGCGGTCGACGACAGCACGCCGGACGTGTGGGTGGTCGAACCGGGCCCGCTGACCGGACGCGGCTGGCAGATCGAGCCCGACCTTTCCGGTGCCGTGCCCTTCTTCGCCGCCGCGCTGGTCACCGGCGGCGAGGTGACGCTCCAGGGCTGGCCGGGCGGCAGCGTGCAGCCTGTGGAACGACTCCGCTCGCTGTTGCAGCAGATGGGCGCGGAGGTCGCCCTCACCACCGAGGGGCTCACCGTACGCGGCACCGGGACGGTACGCGGGCTGCGTGCCGACCTCTCCGACGTCAGCGAGCTGACCCCGGCCCTGACCGCGCTGGCGATGCTCGCCGACTCCCCGTCGGTGTTCACCGGTGTCGGCCACATCCGGGGGCACGAGACCGACCGGCTGGCCGCGCTGGCCCGGGAGTTCGCCGCGCTGGGCGCGGACGTCACCGAGGCGTCCGACGGGTTGGAGATCCGCCCCCGGCCGCTGCGCGGCGGGGTGTTCCACACCTACGACGACCACCGGATGGCGCACGCCGCGGCCATCGCCGGTCTGGCCGTACCCGGTGTCGAGTTGAACGACGTGGCGTGCACCTCGAAGACCATGCCCGAGTTTCCGGCACTATGGTCGGCGATGGTGACCGGCAAGAGCTGA
- a CDS encoding WhiB family transcriptional regulator: protein MTRARMPRPHEVAAARRDPRLLKALRERRKDEAWRTRGTCQSVDPETFFPAPNEPADAAVALCNSCDVQGSCLAWALEVGDCHGVWGGTTPRERRAMLVAWRDEVQPDPDAASEAGPPVRDQLLTLVPLS, encoded by the coding sequence ATGACACGGGCGCGTATGCCCCGTCCGCACGAGGTGGCCGCCGCACGGCGTGATCCGCGACTGCTGAAAGCGCTGCGTGAGCGGCGAAAGGACGAAGCCTGGCGCACCAGGGGAACATGTCAGAGCGTCGATCCGGAGACGTTCTTTCCGGCACCGAACGAGCCGGCCGACGCGGCGGTGGCGCTCTGCAACAGTTGTGACGTGCAGGGTTCCTGTCTGGCCTGGGCACTTGAGGTGGGCGACTGCCACGGTGTGTGGGGTGGCACCACACCCCGCGAACGGCGGGCGATGTTGGTGGCCTGGCGTGACGAGGTCCAACCCGATCCGGACGCCGCCAGCGAGGCGGGTCCGCCGGTACGCGATCAACTGCTCACCCTGGTGCCCCTGAGCTGA
- a CDS encoding response regulator yields MVVDDHPMWREGVARDLTEAGHEVVASCGEGRQAVRVVAAARPDLVILDLQLPDISGVQVIRGLRAERPEVRVLMLSASGEQQGVLDAVKAGATGYLLKSAGLAEFLDAVRRTAAGEPVFTPGLAGLVLGEYRRLAAVREQAPAGTQDTAPRLTERETEVLRLVAKGMSYKQIAERLGLSHRTVQNHVQNTLGKLQLHNRVELTRYAIERGLDE; encoded by the coding sequence ATGGTGGTCGACGACCACCCGATGTGGCGGGAAGGGGTGGCCCGCGACCTCACCGAGGCCGGCCACGAGGTGGTCGCCAGTTGTGGGGAGGGACGCCAGGCCGTCCGGGTGGTCGCCGCGGCCCGCCCCGACCTGGTGATTCTCGACCTGCAACTGCCGGACATCTCCGGGGTGCAGGTGATCCGGGGACTGCGCGCGGAACGGCCCGAGGTGCGGGTGCTGATGCTCTCGGCCAGCGGCGAGCAGCAGGGGGTGCTGGACGCGGTGAAGGCCGGTGCCACCGGCTACCTGTTGAAGTCCGCCGGCCTGGCCGAGTTCCTGGACGCGGTACGGCGTACCGCCGCCGGTGAGCCCGTCTTCACGCCCGGCCTGGCCGGGTTGGTGCTCGGCGAGTACCGCCGGCTGGCGGCCGTCCGGGAACAGGCCCCGGCCGGTACGCAGGACACCGCGCCCCGGCTCACCGAACGGGAGACCGAGGTGCTGCGGCTGGTGGCCAAGGGAATGTCCTACAAGCAGATCGCCGAGCGACTCGGACTGTCGCACCGGACGGTGCAGAACCACGTGCAGAACACGCTCGGCAAGCTGCAACTGCACAACCGGGTCGAACTGACCCGGTACGCGATCGAACGCGGCCTGGACGAATGA